Proteins from a genomic interval of bacterium:
- the rsxA gene encoding electron transport complex subunit RsxA, which translates to MSYGVQLILLFIGAVLVNNFVLMRYLGLCPYLGVSKQTDSAFGMGMAVIFVMFLAAVVTWLIYYFILIPLDLAWMRTIFFILVIASLVQTVEIIMQKSLPSLYRALGIFLPLITTNCAVLGVTVLNIDSGFDFFQSVVHAVGAGVGFTLALLLMAGLRERMEVGNVPIPLRGLPIAFITAGLMSVAFLGFSGLIPE; encoded by the coding sequence ATGAGTTACGGCGTCCAGCTCATTCTCCTCTTCATCGGCGCGGTACTGGTCAACAACTTCGTCCTCATGCGCTACCTGGGCCTCTGCCCCTACCTCGGCGTCTCCAAGCAGACCGACTCCGCATTCGGCATGGGCATGGCGGTAATATTCGTCATGTTCCTCGCCGCGGTGGTCACCTGGCTCATCTACTACTTCATCCTCATCCCCCTGGATCTGGCCTGGATGCGGACCATCTTCTTCATCCTGGTCATCGCCAGCCTGGTGCAGACGGTGGAAATCATCATGCAGAAGTCCCTGCCCAGCCTGTACCGGGCGCTGGGCATCTTCCTGCCCCTGATCACCACCAACTGCGCCGTCCTGGGCGTCACGGTCCTCAACATTGACTCCGGCTTCGATTTCTTCCAGTCCGTGGTGCACGCCGTGGGGGCGGGGGTGGGCTTCACCCTGGCGCTCCTTCTGATGGCGGGACTGCGCGAGCGGATGGAGGTGGGCAACGTCCCGATACCCCTGCGTGGGCTGCCCATCGCCTTCATCACCGCCGGGCTCATGTCCGTGGCCTTCCTGGGATTCTCGGGCCTCATCCCCGAATAA
- a CDS encoding electron transport complex subunit E, with the protein MSVKEFTKGFFRENPVFVLALGLCPTLAVSSLVEKGLGMGLAATFVLVCSNVIIALVRKLVPKRIRIPIFIVIIATFVVIVELMMKAYLPPLSEALGIFIPLIVVNCIILGRAEAYAQKNTVGRSFMDGLGMGLGFTYALFIIATIREVLGFGTFLGFSVFGSDFEPATIMILSPGAFITIGLMMGYFTWRRRRKKMKGVGTPDDLLTERQRLTETTREAA; encoded by the coding sequence TTGTCCGTAAAGGAGTTCACCAAGGGGTTCTTCCGGGAAAACCCGGTATTCGTGCTGGCGCTGGGCCTGTGCCCGACGCTGGCCGTCTCCAGCCTGGTGGAGAAGGGCCTGGGGATGGGCCTGGCGGCGACCTTCGTCCTGGTCTGCTCCAACGTCATCATCGCCCTCGTTCGCAAGCTCGTCCCCAAGCGCATCCGCATCCCCATCTTCATCGTCATCATCGCCACCTTCGTGGTCATCGTGGAGCTGATGATGAAGGCGTACCTGCCGCCCCTCTCCGAGGCGCTGGGCATCTTCATCCCGCTCATCGTGGTCAACTGCATCATCCTGGGCCGGGCCGAGGCCTACGCCCAGAAGAACACCGTGGGCCGGTCGTTCATGGACGGCCTGGGGATGGGCCTCGGCTTCACCTACGCCCTGTTCATCATCGCCACCATCCGCGAGGTCCTGGGCTTCGGGACCTTCCTGGGCTTCTCCGTCTTCGGGTCCGACTTCGAGCCGGCCACGATAATGATTCTCTCCCCGGGCGCCTTCATCACCATCGGCCTCATGATGGGCTACTTCACCTGGCGGCGCCGGCGTAAAAAAATGAAGGGCGTCGGAACCCCCGACGACCTTCTCACCGAGCGGCAAAGGCTCACCGAGACCACCAGGGAGGCGGCATGA